One window of Verrucomicrobiota bacterium genomic DNA carries:
- a CDS encoding PD-(D/E)XK nuclease family protein: MQVDLPNNTVTLSVGELADFSTGPAHRMSRRSGQWRTQVGVQWHQEQEKASKHAGEKGQYEVSLRGAWSYKGWIFNIQGRIDQWIEQEKQILIREIKTTSFGLPAEVDELADIYQSYFAQLGTYLALLKQRRDQTLPYTGELLFINIEDGIRQHVTDDQLCIDLFNSQVEALWQFVDTQKNRQATFKSQSTITAYEQLREGQETIQVDLQNACQLSPVVYFQAPTGFGKTGVVLEYALNQVVEGGFRQILYLTSKSSGQHQVMKQFGSMLPEKSKLSGLQVRNKDELCSSPNCRCEPDDKRLNAGDRWGKCGLSPYAFLDSPLDQPKHFRQVGEKEMLCPYELMRATLPYADLWVGDLNYLFSPRNRSLFFEQPGFDLSKTLLILDEAHNLASRVADVFSYQVSHNEVEQWHAELQFTNGHPTVRKALESWLDLLEKLTSSDHLADYINYEARDCAEQLAGALQKFPLQGKLLTEEAVHAIWELGDTEAFFKNDHLEKLVWCSRPGSLNLSCLDASHEIGSILSLCRNTILMSATLEPQPYFLKQHGLPGKSFKPVWVEANTPWRNNAYDCAVDLRVDTRYKTRDQHMFTTAETLVQCVHASKAPVVTFFPSYKYADKLKQLLENEFPHLSIALQKRGGTPEEQTQFIDDSISEADLIFLILGSGFAEGIDHLGGHIELAVIVGPALPEVNALQNQRMEDRKALGRDVAFEEVYQIPGMQKINQALGRLVRAPGQTARVLFHCKRFAEQSYMDLLMEDFQSENQIKNVEHLERWLSQA; this comes from the coding sequence ATGCAGGTTGATCTGCCAAACAACACAGTAACATTGAGCGTCGGCGAGCTCGCCGATTTCAGTACGGGACCCGCTCACAGGATGAGTCGCCGATCAGGACAATGGCGAACTCAAGTGGGAGTTCAGTGGCACCAAGAACAGGAAAAAGCCTCCAAACATGCGGGAGAGAAAGGTCAATACGAAGTAAGCCTTAGAGGAGCCTGGTCTTACAAGGGATGGATATTCAATATTCAAGGACGAATCGACCAATGGATTGAGCAAGAGAAGCAAATTCTCATTCGGGAAATTAAAACAACCAGTTTTGGGCTACCGGCCGAAGTCGACGAATTGGCCGACATTTATCAATCCTATTTTGCGCAATTGGGAACTTATCTTGCGCTACTAAAACAAAGAAGAGACCAAACGCTTCCCTATACAGGTGAACTGCTCTTCATTAACATTGAGGATGGCATCCGGCAGCACGTCACTGACGATCAACTTTGCATAGATCTTTTTAACTCGCAGGTGGAGGCACTTTGGCAATTTGTTGACACTCAAAAAAACCGCCAAGCCACCTTCAAGAGCCAAAGCACGATTACGGCTTATGAGCAGCTTCGAGAAGGACAGGAAACCATTCAGGTAGATTTACAGAATGCCTGCCAGCTAAGCCCGGTCGTTTATTTCCAGGCACCTACTGGATTCGGCAAAACAGGTGTTGTCCTGGAGTACGCGCTAAACCAGGTCGTGGAGGGAGGTTTTCGACAAATCCTGTATCTTACCAGTAAGAGCAGCGGGCAACATCAGGTCATGAAACAATTCGGATCGATGTTGCCTGAAAAATCCAAACTTTCCGGACTCCAGGTTCGCAACAAAGACGAGCTCTGCAGTTCTCCCAATTGCCGGTGTGAACCAGATGACAAGCGCCTAAACGCAGGAGATCGCTGGGGCAAGTGTGGTTTGTCGCCCTACGCTTTTCTGGATAGCCCATTAGATCAGCCAAAACATTTTAGGCAGGTTGGGGAAAAGGAAATGCTGTGTCCTTATGAATTGATGAGGGCTACTCTACCCTATGCAGATCTCTGGGTGGGCGATTTGAATTACTTATTTTCGCCACGCAACCGATCTTTGTTTTTCGAACAGCCTGGCTTCGATTTATCGAAGACCTTACTCATTCTCGACGAAGCGCACAACCTGGCCAGTCGGGTTGCCGACGTTTTTTCGTACCAGGTTTCTCATAACGAAGTGGAACAATGGCATGCGGAACTGCAATTTACCAATGGTCATCCTACGGTCCGAAAAGCATTGGAATCGTGGTTGGATCTGCTGGAAAAGTTAACGTCCTCCGATCATTTGGCCGACTACATAAACTATGAAGCCCGTGACTGTGCGGAACAATTGGCAGGTGCATTACAAAAATTTCCATTACAAGGAAAGTTACTTACAGAAGAAGCAGTTCATGCGATTTGGGAACTTGGCGATACTGAGGCATTTTTTAAGAATGATCATTTGGAAAAACTGGTTTGGTGCTCAAGGCCTGGTAGCTTGAATCTAAGTTGCCTGGATGCCTCGCATGAAATCGGGTCAATACTATCCCTCTGCCGAAACACAATACTCATGTCGGCAACCCTCGAGCCACAGCCTTACTTCTTAAAGCAACATGGCCTTCCGGGAAAATCATTTAAGCCTGTTTGGGTGGAAGCGAATACTCCCTGGAGAAACAATGCCTACGACTGCGCGGTCGATTTAAGGGTCGATACACGCTACAAGACACGCGACCAACACATGTTTACGACCGCGGAGACACTCGTCCAGTGCGTCCATGCCAGCAAGGCGCCGGTGGTTACATTTTTTCCGTCTTATAAATATGCGGACAAACTAAAACAGCTGCTGGAGAATGAATTTCCTCATTTGTCGATTGCCCTTCAAAAGCGAGGAGGCACACCTGAAGAACAAACGCAGTTTATTGACGATTCCATCTCGGAAGCCGACTTGATATTTCTCATTCTGGGAAGTGGCTTTGCGGAAGGTATCGACCACCTTGGAGGACACATTGAATTGGCGGTGATTGTTGGCCCGGCATTGCCTGAGGTGAACGCTTTGCAAAATCAACGTATGGAAGACCGCAAGGCGTTAGGAAGGGATGTGGCTTTTGAAGAAGTCTACCAAATCCCGGGAATGCAGAAAATCAATCAGGCACTGGGAAGACTTGTCCGAGCGCCAGGGCAGACAGCCCGAGTTCTGTTTCATTGTAAACGTTTCGCAGAACAATCCTATATGGATCTGCTCATGGAAGACTTCCAATCTGAAAATCAGATTAAGAATGTGGAACATTTAGAGCGTTGGTTGTCCCAGGCTTGA
- a CDS encoding RNA-binding protein, translated as MNNKLYVGGLNFAATQQDLSDFFIGSGTVLEAIVVTDRGTGNSRGFGFVTMSSEAEALNAIEKLNGKELLGREVSIKLALEREARPQGNFDNRGGDRGGFRGNRGRSGDSRGPRGGESGGNRDGGHRGS; from the coding sequence ATGAATAATAAACTATACGTGGGCGGTCTCAACTTTGCCGCAACTCAACAGGATCTTTCGGATTTCTTTATTGGTAGTGGTACCGTTTTGGAAGCCATCGTTGTAACGGATCGTGGCACGGGAAATTCCCGTGGATTCGGATTTGTAACCATGTCCAGCGAAGCGGAAGCCCTCAACGCAATCGAGAAACTGAACGGCAAAGAACTATTGGGTCGCGAAGTATCGATCAAACTGGCGCTCGAGCGGGAGGCAAGACCTCAAGGAAATTTCGATAATCGAGGTGGAGATCGCGGAGGATTTCGCGGCAACAGAGGAAGGTCAGGCGATTCGAGAGGCCCACGCGGCGGCGAAAGTGGTGGCAATCGCGATGGAGGACACCGTGGTAGTTGA
- a CDS encoding FAD-binding protein — protein MNLIHQLEQLYPSSRIFTKKSQMVAYETDGLTSFRAEPIAVVVPETHDEVIETVRLCHKAGIPFVARGSGTSLSGGSMPVQDGVVITLNRLNRILKLDPENRYAIVEAGTVNLKVSQAAAPHGLYYAPDPSSQQICTIGGNLAFNSGGAHCLKYGMTANHVLGIKAVLADGEVVELGGDSGETVGPDAAGFFCGNEGLFGIALEVTLRLTPKPQRYCTLLAAYDSLEKAGNAVSAVVDSGMLPGAMEIMDKLAIKAAEMAVNAGYPQDAEALLIVELEGEIDAVEEEFKQLLALIDKTGAYETRVAENEAQRLKIWKGRKSAFSAVGRLSPDYLVQDGVVPRSRLGEALVNIQNYSKDYGIAVANVFHAGDGNLHPLIMFNGKEEGALEKAEELAGKILSMCVEMGGSITGEHGVGVEKKKYMTEMFSETDLDCMKRVRRAIDPKEIANRGKMFPGGEAPALTTHGAHPLEKAGIIFRE, from the coding sequence ATGAACTTAATACACCAACTTGAGCAGCTCTACCCCTCCAGCCGTATCTTTACCAAAAAGTCTCAAATGGTGGCGTACGAAACGGATGGTCTAACATCTTTTCGAGCTGAACCCATTGCAGTTGTTGTCCCCGAGACGCATGACGAAGTTATCGAAACGGTTCGTCTCTGCCATAAGGCAGGTATCCCGTTCGTAGCGCGTGGTAGTGGCACGAGTTTGTCAGGAGGATCCATGCCTGTGCAGGATGGAGTTGTTATAACTCTCAATCGTTTGAATCGAATACTTAAGCTGGATCCAGAAAATCGTTACGCGATAGTCGAAGCTGGAACGGTGAATTTAAAAGTCAGCCAAGCTGCGGCACCACATGGCTTATACTACGCTCCGGATCCTAGCAGCCAACAGATCTGCACCATAGGAGGGAATTTAGCTTTTAACTCAGGTGGAGCTCATTGCTTGAAATACGGAATGACCGCCAACCATGTGTTGGGAATCAAGGCAGTATTGGCAGACGGAGAAGTAGTAGAACTGGGCGGTGACTCTGGCGAAACCGTAGGGCCCGATGCCGCCGGATTTTTCTGCGGAAATGAAGGCCTCTTTGGCATAGCCCTGGAAGTTACGTTGAGGCTAACTCCCAAGCCGCAACGTTACTGCACCCTACTGGCGGCTTACGATTCCCTCGAGAAGGCCGGAAATGCCGTTTCCGCGGTCGTCGATTCAGGGATGCTACCTGGAGCCATGGAAATCATGGACAAGTTAGCTATTAAAGCGGCTGAGATGGCCGTAAATGCGGGATACCCACAGGATGCGGAAGCACTTCTAATCGTAGAGCTGGAGGGTGAGATAGATGCCGTGGAGGAGGAGTTTAAACAACTATTAGCGCTCATTGACAAAACCGGAGCCTACGAAACCCGCGTAGCCGAAAACGAAGCCCAGCGACTAAAAATCTGGAAAGGACGCAAGAGTGCCTTCTCTGCAGTCGGCCGACTCTCGCCAGACTACCTGGTCCAGGATGGAGTTGTCCCTCGATCGCGACTTGGCGAAGCACTCGTGAACATTCAGAATTACAGCAAAGATTACGGGATCGCGGTTGCTAATGTATTTCATGCCGGTGACGGAAACCTGCACCCATTGATCATGTTCAATGGAAAAGAAGAAGGCGCATTGGAGAAGGCTGAAGAACTGGCCGGCAAGATTTTATCCATGTGTGTTGAAATGGGCGGTTCAATTACCGGAGAACATGGAGTTGGAGTGGAAAAGAAGAAATACATGACCGAGATGTTTTCCGAAACCGACCTGGACTGCATGAAACGGGTTCGACGGGCGATTGACCCGAAAGAAATCGCCAACCGAGGAAAAATGTTTCCCGGTGGTGAAGCGCCGGCGCTAACAACGCATGGAGCGCACCCTCTGGAAAAAGCCGGCATCATCTTTCGCGAATAA
- a CDS encoding FAD-binding protein, which translates to MGLKTAAPTSVQEIIDLVKSETSIIPHGGGSKPSLWRSADSTTLVDMRNLSGILEYQSSEYTITVQAGTKLSEVVAALADNGQYLPFDPPLASENATIGGTVAAGLSGPGAYRYGPLKDFIIGVKFVDGLGNLIRGGGKVVKNAAGFDFPKLFNGSMGRLGLLTEVSFKVFPEPKSYVTLTLACDSPDEALKIIPSLKGYDLEGVELDSDLNLSLRLGYQEATMNTRKSGLESLVGNQLQMTLGESESQTWQAIKAFDWHIPANKLFKTATHPESALKLLKAIDTNHWKTQLSNGGKALYLSGDDSTNTESLDALLRGHRLTGIQIKGDVSSHSLIGNTSNLAFINRVQRALDPKGIFLPFLGKVQETA; encoded by the coding sequence ATGGGTCTAAAAACAGCAGCTCCCACTTCCGTTCAGGAAATAATCGATTTGGTTAAATCGGAAACATCGATCATCCCACACGGTGGAGGCAGTAAACCTTCTCTGTGGCGGTCAGCTGATTCAACCACTCTTGTAGATATGCGGAATCTTTCCGGTATTCTTGAGTACCAATCCTCCGAATACACTATTACTGTTCAGGCTGGAACCAAGCTGAGCGAAGTCGTTGCGGCATTGGCAGACAACGGTCAATACCTTCCCTTTGATCCACCTTTAGCATCAGAGAACGCGACGATTGGTGGGACGGTCGCGGCGGGATTATCTGGCCCAGGAGCGTATCGTTATGGACCACTCAAAGATTTTATTATCGGCGTAAAGTTTGTAGACGGCCTGGGAAATCTGATTCGCGGAGGTGGCAAGGTTGTTAAAAACGCAGCCGGTTTTGATTTCCCGAAACTGTTCAACGGTAGCATGGGACGATTGGGATTACTAACGGAAGTTTCCTTCAAAGTATTTCCAGAGCCTAAATCCTACGTTACTCTCACATTAGCCTGCGACAGTCCGGATGAAGCGCTTAAAATAATTCCCAGCTTGAAAGGCTACGACCTCGAAGGAGTCGAACTTGATTCGGACTTAAACTTGTCATTGAGGCTGGGTTACCAGGAGGCGACGATGAATACTCGTAAAAGCGGGCTCGAATCTCTCGTGGGGAATCAACTCCAAATGACTCTCGGAGAATCTGAGAGTCAAACGTGGCAGGCAATCAAAGCATTTGATTGGCACATTCCAGCAAACAAGCTTTTTAAGACAGCGACACACCCAGAGTCGGCTCTCAAGCTTCTTAAAGCAATCGATACCAACCATTGGAAAACTCAGCTTTCCAATGGAGGAAAGGCGCTCTATCTGAGCGGGGATGATTCCACAAATACTGAATCATTGGATGCCCTCCTAAGAGGACACCGACTTACGGGTATTCAAATCAAGGGGGATGTCTCCAGCCATTCGTTGATCGGAAACACTTCCAATTTAGCCTTTATAAACCGCGTGCAAAGAGCCCTGGATCCCAAGGGCATATTTTTACCATTCCTAGGGAAAGTGCAAGAAACCGCCTAG
- a CDS encoding heterodisulfide reductase-related iron-sulfur binding cluster encodes MQHIIDKQSLGPNVKALTQGIEACVHCGFCLPTCPTYEELGEEINSPRGRIFLMKEVLEGAIPIEDALDPIDNCLGCDACITACPSGVEYDHLITAFRAKAEKERPKTLGRTIMRSMILNTLPYPNRAKWAFRAGGLFRPLRGLFPKKLQPALELLPASLPKQESLPDVYPASGPLRGRVALLTGCVQQVLAPEINRATLEVLSANGIETLIPREQSCCGALALHTGAEEKARKTARQLIRSIPADVDALITNAAGCGSGINEYSILFAGEPDEAEAIALASRTKDISTYLHEVGLIPPPELPRELNVVYHDACHLAHAQRELAAPRAILSAIPNLNLLEPPDWEICCGSAGIYNIEKPGVAKELGRKKVNNLMSTQPDAIALGNIGCMTQIQKHLEIYDTPPPVLHTVQILAKAYARKAG; translated from the coding sequence ATGCAGCACATCATCGATAAGCAATCATTGGGACCTAACGTAAAAGCGCTTACTCAGGGAATAGAAGCCTGCGTACACTGTGGATTTTGCTTACCCACCTGCCCCACCTATGAAGAGCTAGGTGAAGAGATTAACTCCCCGCGTGGAAGGATATTTCTGATGAAAGAAGTGTTGGAAGGAGCCATCCCCATTGAAGATGCACTCGATCCCATCGACAACTGTCTGGGCTGCGATGCCTGCATAACGGCATGTCCTTCTGGCGTGGAATACGATCATTTGATTACCGCCTTTCGAGCCAAGGCAGAAAAAGAAAGACCAAAAACGCTGGGAAGAACTATTATGCGCAGCATGATTTTGAATACACTCCCTTACCCAAATCGCGCCAAGTGGGCATTTCGCGCTGGAGGATTGTTTCGTCCACTAAGAGGTTTATTTCCGAAAAAGCTGCAACCGGCACTGGAACTATTACCAGCTTCGCTTCCCAAACAAGAATCACTGCCTGACGTTTACCCTGCCAGTGGACCACTACGTGGTCGAGTCGCGTTACTTACCGGTTGCGTACAACAAGTGCTGGCCCCTGAAATAAACCGAGCCACTTTGGAAGTCTTGAGCGCCAACGGAATCGAAACGCTTATTCCAAGGGAGCAGAGCTGTTGCGGAGCTCTAGCTTTACACACAGGCGCAGAGGAGAAAGCCCGTAAAACGGCTAGACAATTAATTCGGTCAATTCCAGCGGACGTAGACGCCTTGATTACCAATGCGGCCGGTTGCGGATCCGGAATCAACGAATACTCAATTCTGTTTGCCGGTGAACCAGACGAAGCAGAAGCAATAGCTCTCGCCTCAAGGACCAAGGACATAAGTACCTATCTTCATGAAGTGGGTCTCATTCCACCACCTGAGCTGCCCAGGGAATTGAATGTGGTCTATCACGACGCGTGTCACCTTGCCCATGCACAACGCGAACTGGCCGCGCCTCGGGCCATCCTCAGCGCTATTCCCAATTTGAATCTACTCGAACCGCCAGATTGGGAAATCTGCTGTGGCTCTGCCGGAATCTACAATATTGAAAAACCAGGGGTAGCAAAAGAACTTGGCCGGAAAAAAGTGAATAATCTCATGTCAACACAACCGGATGCCATCGCACTTGGAAACATTGGTTGCATGACTCAAATTCAAAAACATTTGGAAATCTACGATACCCCTCCACCGGTACTGCATACCGTGCAAATCCTGGCAAAAGCGTACGCAAGAAAGGCTGGTTAA
- a CDS encoding cell wall hydrolase, which produces MKIVKVCFWALLASWGIQSSTLASIYSPDPWERQIVAACLILEASNQGERGMSAVANVISNRAGGNPRSIYKVVKKPYAFSSLNSASTGRTGNKGYAGHVTKASRDANWRIALAITDRMYAGILPDGTQGATHFTLVNEYESWMKPMRLTVVIGKHKFLRKN; this is translated from the coding sequence ATGAAAATAGTAAAAGTTTGTTTTTGGGCTCTTTTGGCCAGTTGGGGTATTCAATCTTCAACATTGGCTTCAATTTATTCACCTGATCCTTGGGAGAGGCAGATAGTGGCAGCCTGTTTAATACTGGAAGCTTCCAACCAAGGAGAACGAGGCATGAGTGCTGTAGCCAACGTCATCAGCAACCGCGCAGGAGGTAATCCAAGAAGTATCTACAAAGTGGTTAAAAAACCATACGCTTTCAGCTCGTTGAATAGCGCTTCCACCGGCAGGACAGGTAATAAGGGCTATGCCGGACATGTTACTAAAGCCTCAAGGGATGCAAATTGGAGAATTGCGTTGGCAATTACAGATCGAATGTATGCAGGAATCTTACCGGATGGAACCCAGGGTGCTACTCATTTTACTCTGGTAAATGAGTATGAAAGCTGGATGAAACCCATGCGCCTGACCGTCGTTATTGGTAAACATAAATTTCTTCGAAAAAATTGA
- a CDS encoding glycosyl hydrolase codes for MNRSFLTSLLFAIFPTVLLAKEARVQSPPKVEWGVYEMLTRAYSWEDRLDQAVNDFGVNPQFVLFFRDLNPQRGFPTNQVESANARNMTPVISLEISRWGRGSDTGYLQEVADGSFDDYFRQWAEDAKACGQPLILRFGFEMNGDWFPWGSQPETFVIAWRRTHKIFKEVGCDNVKWMFSPNVLWDKRTEKNDFYNYYPGASYVDLIGLDGYNFGDHHDKWHKWQTYEEVFERTIRASVKFNKPIYLSEIGCADDKRKPAWILDFLSKISKDDRLEGFIYFNHFNPRKGEPNWRFDSDPETLKIFRQWALENQTSEISSDG; via the coding sequence ATGAATCGCTCTTTCCTAACCAGCCTACTTTTTGCGATTTTCCCCACTGTGCTTCTTGCAAAAGAAGCCAGGGTTCAATCCCCGCCAAAAGTTGAGTGGGGCGTCTACGAGATGCTTACACGTGCCTATTCATGGGAGGATCGCCTGGATCAGGCTGTAAATGATTTTGGAGTTAATCCACAATTCGTTCTTTTCTTTAGAGACTTAAATCCGCAGCGAGGTTTTCCTACTAATCAGGTGGAAAGCGCGAATGCGCGTAACATGACTCCGGTCATAAGTTTGGAAATAAGCCGGTGGGGTCGGGGCAGCGATACGGGTTATCTTCAAGAAGTTGCGGATGGAAGTTTTGATGATTATTTCAGGCAGTGGGCTGAGGATGCAAAAGCGTGTGGGCAGCCGCTTATACTTCGCTTTGGTTTTGAGATGAACGGCGATTGGTTCCCATGGGGATCGCAGCCGGAGACCTTTGTTATCGCTTGGCGCCGCACTCATAAAATTTTTAAAGAGGTCGGTTGCGACAATGTAAAGTGGATGTTCTCGCCCAACGTGCTTTGGGACAAACGGACTGAGAAAAACGATTTCTACAATTATTATCCTGGAGCTTCTTACGTAGATTTGATCGGCCTTGATGGTTACAATTTCGGCGACCATCATGACAAATGGCATAAATGGCAGACGTACGAAGAGGTGTTTGAGCGGACAATCCGAGCCAGCGTGAAATTCAACAAACCCATCTATTTATCTGAGATCGGTTGTGCTGATGATAAGCGAAAACCGGCTTGGATTCTCGACTTCCTGAGCAAAATCTCCAAGGATGATCGCTTGGAAGGATTTATTTATTTCAACCACTTCAATCCTCGAAAAGGCGAACCCAATTGGCGTTTTGATAGCGATCCCGAAACGCTGAAAATCTTCCGGCAATGGGCCTTGGAGAATCAGACAAGTGAAATAAGTTCGGATGGATAG
- a CDS encoding DUF2161 family putative PD-(D/E)XK-type phosphodiesterase → MPIQFESDLYEPIKHYLEERGYTVKGEIKGVDLVATHQDRETVLVELKKSFNLKLLFQGIDRLAISDRVYLAVPASASAANVLNQQHKSVKKLCRRLGLGLMQVYFGPRTTRVDILVDPGPFQPRKNKVKFRALHDEFENRRGDPNTGGVTRKRIMTAYRQQVLRLAACVAEQENCSLAEMRETTGVLNAASIVQNNHYGWFERVSRGKYRLTELGVSELNSFSE, encoded by the coding sequence ATGCCCATTCAATTTGAGTCCGACCTTTACGAGCCTATCAAACACTACCTCGAGGAGCGTGGCTATACGGTCAAAGGGGAGATCAAAGGCGTCGATCTGGTCGCTACCCATCAAGACCGGGAGACTGTATTGGTTGAACTTAAAAAATCCTTTAATCTAAAGTTGCTTTTTCAAGGCATCGATCGGTTGGCCATTTCTGATCGCGTTTATCTAGCTGTTCCAGCCTCGGCGTCAGCGGCTAATGTACTCAACCAACAACACAAATCGGTTAAAAAACTTTGTCGAAGATTAGGGCTCGGACTCATGCAAGTGTATTTTGGACCTCGGACTACCAGGGTTGATATTTTAGTAGATCCTGGACCCTTTCAGCCCCGGAAAAATAAGGTCAAATTTCGTGCGCTCCACGACGAGTTTGAAAATCGAAGAGGAGACCCTAATACCGGAGGTGTAACTCGTAAAAGGATAATGACTGCATATCGGCAACAGGTCCTGCGATTGGCCGCTTGTGTTGCTGAACAAGAAAATTGTTCCCTTGCTGAGATGCGTGAAACCACCGGTGTATTAAATGCGGCCAGTATAGTTCAGAATAACCATTATGGGTGGTTCGAACGAGTTTCTCGCGGCAAGTATCGTCTGACAGAATTGGGTGTTTCTGAATTGAACTCATTTTCTGAATAA
- a CDS encoding arsenate reductase family protein: MIKIYTYKNCSTCKNATKWLTSQGLSFDEIAIRETPPTKRELETMLNVYGGDIRKLFNTSGMDYRSLGLKDKLPSLEKREAIQLLTENGNLVKRPFLLSETFKMVGFREADWENGLA, encoded by the coding sequence ATGATAAAAATCTACACCTACAAAAATTGCAGCACCTGCAAAAATGCTACCAAATGGCTGACGAGCCAAGGCTTGAGTTTCGATGAGATTGCCATTCGCGAAACTCCCCCAACCAAACGAGAATTGGAAACGATGCTAAACGTTTATGGAGGAGATATCCGTAAGTTGTTTAATACCTCTGGCATGGACTACAGGAGTCTTGGATTAAAAGACAAACTTCCAAGCTTGGAGAAGCGTGAGGCCATTCAGCTTTTAACCGAGAATGGTAATTTAGTTAAACGTCCCTTTTTACTTTCTGAAACGTTTAAGATGGTTGGTTTCCGCGAAGCGGATTGGGAGAATGGGTTAGCCTGA
- a CDS encoding TIGR04283 family arsenosugar biosynthesis glycosyltransferase → MSPSISVIIPVLNEASFIGPLLTSLFNEEDLEVVVVDGGSIDDTFSVLNRFPLLKIVSSSMGRGNQLNQGAKMATGETLWFLHADSTIPENWREAIEEIISEPGVAAGSFPLEFSEDRLMLRIFGAFSRLNHPLLTYGDQGYFMSRHVFDKVGGFRDYPFLEDVEIQCRLRKVGRWKKTNLSLVTSARRFIARGIIRQQLKNIGIVSLFLAGASPFWLSRFYLPEGFDQANPFSQSASRKPTILNVSESKKGRLTKLPFSVKS, encoded by the coding sequence GTGAGCCCTTCGATCTCTGTCATTATTCCGGTTCTAAACGAGGCATCCTTTATTGGCCCCCTATTGACATCTCTTTTTAACGAAGAAGATTTAGAAGTCGTCGTGGTTGATGGAGGCAGTATCGACGACACCTTTTCCGTTTTAAATAGGTTCCCCTTATTAAAAATCGTAAGCTCCTCTATGGGACGTGGTAACCAGTTAAACCAGGGAGCTAAAATGGCAACTGGTGAAACCTTATGGTTTTTGCATGCAGATAGTACCATTCCCGAAAATTGGCGTGAAGCAATTGAGGAGATAATTTCTGAGCCTGGGGTTGCCGCTGGAAGTTTTCCATTAGAGTTTTCCGAGGATCGGCTGATGTTGAGAATTTTTGGTGCTTTTAGTCGATTGAACCATCCATTGCTCACCTATGGTGACCAGGGGTATTTCATGAGCAGGCATGTGTTTGATAAGGTAGGTGGATTTAGGGATTACCCCTTTCTTGAGGATGTTGAGATTCAATGTCGTTTGAGGAAAGTCGGTCGCTGGAAAAAGACCAATTTATCGTTAGTCACATCCGCAAGGCGATTTATTGCCCGAGGAATCATCCGCCAACAGCTAAAAAATATTGGAATAGTCAGCTTGTTTCTGGCCGGAGCATCGCCTTTTTGGTTAAGTCGGTTTTATTTGCCCGAAGGTTTCGATCAGGCTAACCCATTCTCCCAATCCGCTTCGCGGAAACCAACCATCTTAAACGTTTCAGAAAGTAAAAAGGGACGTTTAACTAAATTACCATTCTCGGTTAAAAGCTGA
- a CDS encoding DUF547 domain-containing protein: MTSKLKRSFVLSLTLFLGHGLVAGFDHSHKDWDTILGTHVHGALVDYASLSDESTLLSNYLNQLNSVSLQEMDDWSREQQMAFWINAYNAFTVQAVLDHYPIKTRTIKGLVVPRNSIIQIPGVWKKLQWKVAGELLTIEYIEHGILRPKFNEPRMHFAIVCASIGCPDLRPEAFTFDQLDRQLEEQTRKYLTNAEKGVKFDFEKTSVCVSQLFKWYTDDFLVTPDTGFKVERNNEKERIAFQFISYFITEPRARRLLQSKHTDLDFLSYDWSLNEFSHPDG; the protein is encoded by the coding sequence ATGACCTCCAAGTTAAAACGTTCATTTGTCCTAAGCCTGACCCTATTCTTGGGACATGGTCTTGTTGCAGGTTTTGATCATTCACATAAAGATTGGGATACGATTCTAGGCACGCATGTACATGGGGCATTGGTTGACTATGCCAGCCTGTCCGATGAAAGCACCTTGCTGTCGAATTATCTCAATCAGTTGAATTCCGTTTCTCTCCAAGAAATGGATGACTGGTCACGCGAACAGCAAATGGCATTTTGGATTAATGCCTACAACGCCTTCACGGTGCAGGCTGTTCTTGATCACTATCCAATCAAGACGAGAACGATCAAAGGGCTGGTAGTTCCAAGGAATAGTATTATCCAGATTCCTGGTGTTTGGAAGAAGCTTCAATGGAAAGTAGCAGGCGAGTTGCTCACGATTGAATACATCGAACATGGAATATTAAGGCCCAAATTTAATGAGCCAAGAATGCACTTTGCGATTGTGTGTGCTTCAATCGGTTGCCCAGACCTGCGACCAGAAGCATTTACCTTTGATCAGCTTGATCGGCAACTGGAGGAACAAACTCGAAAGTATCTAACCAACGCGGAAAAAGGTGTTAAATTCGACTTTGAAAAGACGAGCGTTTGCGTCTCCCAATTATTTAAGTGGTATACGGATGACTTTTTGGTAACACCAGACACCGGATTTAAGGTTGAGAGAAACAATGAAAAGGAACGGATTGCCTTTCAATTCATCAGTTATTTCATAACAGAACCTCGGGCGAGGAGATTACTCCAATCCAAACATACCGATTTAGATTTTCTCAGCTACGACTGGTCACTGAACGAATTTTCCCATCCTGATGGTTAA